In Chitinophaga nivalis, a single genomic region encodes these proteins:
- a CDS encoding beta-N-acetylhexosaminidase encodes MKKILLITILTIVHNCLLAQRKGAAPTAAVIPLPVAASYSTDTFYITANVSIIAASGLAPEAALLREYIHAASGLELPVNVAQAPKKIILEIDTLAVTHKEGYLLQAGSQQVKLIARGPIGVVYAMETMRQLWRHTTSGSLAVPGARIADYPRFGYRGMHLDVGRHFFSVEFIKQFIDQLALYKINNFHWHLTDDQGWRIEIKKYPRLQSVAAWRDQTMIGHKKELPHRFDGKRYGGFYTQEEVKSVIAYAAARHINVIPEIEMPGHALAALTAYPTLGCTGGPYKTAQFWGVFDDVFCAGKDSTFFFLQDVLDEVIALFPSSYIHIGGDECPKARWKVCAACQQRMKQLHLPDESALQSYFIRRISDYVNSKGRSIIGWDEILEGGLAPGATVMSWRGVEGAVSAARQQQQVIMTPEDELYFDHYQSLYPAEKVAAGGFTPLDEVYAYEPLHVAADTALLPFIAGIQGEIWSEYLPTAEHARYMIFPRLQAMAERAWSPQHVRDFNDFTSRLEAQQPLLQQVGIAHKPVYQEINYTLDSVGKRKLYISLHTYATNAQIRYTTDGSTPGLKSPLYKGRIVLSGNTDFQAQLFEAGKPVGRVFRQPFLVHKATGAAITLQQQPGAKYGGGAGKLVNGVAGTHRFNDQQWLGFSVNDLDAVIDLGAVETIRQAGANILNYHWQKMWAPVSLQFEASEDGVHYQQLGAANAFPVNGINEVRLAVPAMKARYIKVKAINKGVIPAGEYGAGGNSLLMVDELLVN; translated from the coding sequence ATGAAAAAGATATTACTGATAACCATACTAACGATCGTTCATAACTGCCTACTTGCGCAAAGGAAGGGGGCTGCTCCCACAGCGGCCGTGATCCCTTTACCCGTAGCCGCTTCCTATAGCACGGATACATTTTATATCACTGCAAATGTTAGCATTATTGCTGCTTCCGGCCTCGCGCCGGAAGCAGCGTTGCTACGGGAATACATACACGCAGCAAGCGGGTTGGAACTGCCGGTAAATGTTGCCCAGGCCCCTAAGAAAATTATTTTAGAAATAGATACACTGGCGGTTACACACAAAGAAGGTTACCTGTTACAGGCTGGATCTCAGCAGGTAAAACTTATAGCACGCGGTCCAATTGGTGTCGTATATGCAATGGAAACCATGCGGCAATTATGGCGGCATACCACGTCAGGTTCTTTAGCCGTTCCGGGTGCACGGATTGCAGACTACCCGCGCTTCGGCTATAGAGGAATGCACCTCGATGTGGGCCGCCATTTCTTTTCTGTGGAATTCATCAAACAGTTTATTGACCAGCTGGCCCTGTACAAGATCAATAATTTCCACTGGCACCTCACGGATGACCAGGGATGGCGGATTGAAATCAAAAAATATCCGCGGCTGCAAAGTGTAGCTGCATGGCGCGACCAAACCATGATCGGCCATAAAAAAGAATTACCACACCGCTTTGATGGAAAACGTTACGGTGGTTTTTATACACAGGAAGAAGTGAAGTCCGTGATCGCCTATGCGGCGGCACGGCATATTAATGTTATTCCGGAGATAGAAATGCCGGGACATGCTTTGGCAGCCCTGACAGCCTATCCAACGCTGGGTTGTACCGGCGGTCCTTATAAAACGGCGCAGTTCTGGGGCGTATTCGATGATGTTTTCTGCGCGGGTAAAGACAGCACTTTCTTCTTTCTGCAGGATGTATTGGATGAAGTGATCGCCTTGTTCCCTTCTTCGTATATCCATATCGGTGGGGATGAGTGTCCGAAGGCCCGGTGGAAAGTATGTGCGGCCTGTCAGCAACGGATGAAACAATTGCACCTGCCGGATGAATCGGCGCTGCAAAGTTATTTTATCCGCCGTATCAGTGATTATGTAAATAGTAAAGGACGTAGTATCATAGGCTGGGATGAAATCCTGGAAGGCGGGCTGGCCCCCGGCGCAACGGTGATGAGCTGGAGAGGAGTAGAGGGCGCAGTATCCGCCGCCAGGCAACAACAACAAGTGATCATGACTCCCGAAGACGAGTTGTATTTTGATCACTATCAATCATTATACCCTGCAGAAAAAGTGGCAGCAGGAGGCTTTACCCCGTTAGACGAAGTATATGCTTACGAACCATTGCACGTGGCTGCAGATACAGCCCTGCTGCCATTTATTGCGGGTATCCAGGGTGAAATCTGGAGTGAATACCTGCCTACTGCAGAACACGCACGCTACATGATCTTCCCTCGTTTGCAAGCCATGGCGGAAAGAGCCTGGTCGCCGCAGCATGTCAGGGATTTCAATGACTTTACCAGTCGCCTCGAAGCGCAGCAACCGCTCTTACAGCAAGTAGGTATTGCCCATAAACCAGTGTATCAGGAAATCAATTATACGCTGGACAGCGTAGGTAAAAGAAAGTTATATATCTCCCTGCATACCTATGCCACGAATGCACAGATCCGTTATACCACAGATGGCAGTACGCCTGGTCTGAAAAGCCCGCTGTACAAAGGAAGGATCGTACTCTCCGGCAATACGGACTTCCAGGCGCAACTGTTTGAAGCAGGTAAACCTGTAGGACGGGTATTCCGGCAGCCATTCCTGGTGCATAAAGCTACTGGTGCAGCCATTACGCTGCAGCAACAGCCAGGCGCCAAATATGGTGGTGGCGCCGGCAAGCTGGTAAATGGGGTGGCAGGTACGCACCGTTTTAACGACCAGCAATGGTTGGGTTTTTCGGTGAATGACCTGGATGCGGTGATCGACCTGGGTGCGGTGGAAACCATCCGGCAGGCAGGCGCCAATATCCTGAACTATCACTGGCAAAAAATGTGGGCGCCGGTATCGCTGCAGTTTGAAGCCTCCGAAGATGGAGTGCATTATCAGCAGCTGGGTGCCGCCAACGCATTTCCGGTGAATGGTATCAACGAAGTTCGTTTAGCCGTACCGGCGATGAAGGCCAGATATATCAAAGTAAAAGCGATCAATAAAGGAGTGATTCCGGCAGGTGAATATGGCGCAGGTGGTAACAGCCTGCTGATGGTGGATGAGTTGCTGGTGAATTAA
- a CDS encoding gluconate:H+ symporter yields the protein MAFFIVFLCILILILLLTWGKMNAFVAFLLVSILAGLLLGIPANKIPGSLQKGIGDTLGGLVSIIALGAMLGKLVAESGAARQIANTLMRVFGPKYLQWALLIAGFIIGIPLYYGVGFVLMVPLIFSVVYQYKLPAVYIGLPTLAALSITHGFLPPHPSPAALVTQFHADMGLTLIYGLLVAIPALLVGGPFFARYLKNIPTAPATLFKSDATPDTQVPGSANSFLTALLPVILLVLITGLQYLLKDSTPACKQFMAFAGDATVVMLCCLLVATFSLGVLQQRSIKSVMQVYADAVKDVVMILLIIGGAGALKQVLADSGVSEQIAVVMQSWHIPVLILGWLTAALIRACIGSATIAGITAAGMILPLMVREQVDPNLMVLSVGAGSLMFSHVNDAGFWLFKEYFNLSIKHTFLSWSVMETIVGVMGLIGVLILDYFL from the coding sequence ATGGCTTTTTTCATCGTTTTTCTTTGTATCCTGATATTGATTTTGTTACTCACCTGGGGGAAGATGAATGCCTTTGTGGCCTTCCTCCTGGTATCTATACTGGCGGGGTTGCTGCTCGGCATCCCGGCCAATAAAATTCCAGGGTCCCTGCAAAAGGGCATCGGTGATACGCTTGGGGGCCTGGTGTCTATTATTGCACTGGGTGCCATGCTGGGGAAACTGGTCGCGGAAAGCGGGGCTGCCCGGCAGATTGCCAATACCCTCATGCGGGTTTTCGGCCCTAAATATTTGCAGTGGGCGTTGCTCATTGCCGGTTTTATTATCGGTATTCCCTTGTATTACGGCGTTGGTTTTGTGCTGATGGTACCGCTTATTTTTTCGGTGGTATATCAGTATAAATTGCCGGCAGTATATATTGGTTTGCCTACCCTGGCAGCATTATCTATTACCCACGGTTTCTTACCGCCACATCCTTCGCCGGCAGCGCTGGTAACCCAGTTTCATGCAGATATGGGACTTACCCTCATCTATGGATTACTGGTGGCTATTCCTGCTTTGCTGGTAGGCGGGCCGTTTTTTGCCCGTTACCTGAAAAATATTCCTACGGCGCCGGCTACACTTTTTAAGTCCGATGCTACACCGGATACGCAGGTGCCTGGCAGTGCCAACAGCTTTCTGACGGCATTGCTGCCGGTTATTTTGTTGGTGCTCATCACGGGATTGCAGTACCTGTTGAAAGACAGTACGCCTGCCTGTAAGCAGTTCATGGCTTTTGCCGGAGATGCTACTGTGGTGATGCTGTGCTGTTTGCTGGTGGCTACTTTTTCGCTGGGTGTTTTACAGCAAAGGAGTATCAAAAGTGTTATGCAGGTGTATGCAGACGCTGTGAAAGATGTGGTAATGATTCTGCTGATTATCGGCGGGGCAGGCGCGTTGAAGCAGGTGTTGGCAGATAGTGGCGTGAGCGAACAGATTGCCGTGGTGATGCAGTCGTGGCATATTCCGGTATTGATACTGGGATGGCTGACGGCGGCGCTGATCCGCGCCTGTATCGGTTCTGCTACCATTGCAGGGATTACTGCAGCGGGTATGATTCTGCCTTTAATGGTCCGGGAACAGGTAGATCCCAATCTGATGGTATTGTCTGTAGGTGCCGGCAGCCTGATGTTTTCGCATGTGAATGATGCCGGCTTCTGGTTGTTCAAAGAATATTTTAACCTCAGTATCAAACATACTTTTTTATCCTGGTCTGTCATGGAAACTATCGTAGGCGTAATGGGCCTGATAGGTGTATTGATACTGGATTACTTCCTGTAA
- a CDS encoding RidA family protein encodes MENTNNAEEKFAALGLELPPAPAPLGVYKPFLIDGKYLYLSGHGPVQQDRSLIIGRIGDALDMEQGKLSARQVGLTMLSTIKTHVGSLDKIKRVIKVLGMVNCTPDFERHPYIINGCSELFAAVWGEENGIGVRSAVGFGSLPDNIPVEIEALFELY; translated from the coding sequence ATGGAAAACACTAACAACGCAGAAGAAAAATTTGCCGCCCTGGGGTTGGAATTACCACCGGCGCCGGCGCCATTAGGAGTATACAAACCTTTTCTGATTGATGGCAAGTACCTGTATCTTTCTGGTCATGGTCCGGTACAACAGGACCGTTCCCTCATCATCGGCCGTATCGGAGATGCACTGGATATGGAACAGGGCAAGTTGTCTGCCAGACAGGTAGGTTTAACGATGTTGTCTACCATCAAAACCCATGTGGGTAGTCTCGATAAAATAAAAAGAGTGATCAAGGTATTGGGCATGGTGAACTGTACGCCTGATTTTGAACGTCATCCTTATATCATTAATGGTTGCAGTGAACTGTTTGCAGCAGTATGGGGCGAAGAAAATGGTATTGGTGTAAGAAGTGCTGTGGGCTTTGGTTCTTTACCGGATAATATTCCAGTGGAAATAGAAGCATTGTTCGAACTGTACTGA
- a CDS encoding sugar kinase, with protein sequence MQKPDGNKDMRLAAFGEFLLRLHSNSGKRFQQTDGYTAYYAGAEANVCVLLARLGIPVDYITRVPDNDIAAAGIQQLRSQGVETSKIQYGGHKLGLYFTESGNHIRPARVIYDRTGTAFDSLQPGDMDWKSILQHTHYFHWSGVAAALSDSAAAVCAEALTAAREAGLIISADFNYRTTLWKYGKHPQAVMPALLQHSDIAVADLDAVQVYYGITTDPQLPVAERFRQCFTALQPHMPRLKTLGMSFRRTEGNQLWYSGALAHAGDFYFSKGFALSHVTDQIGTGDAFTAGMLHGLMRGEAPQTIIDFATACGTLKQSIPGDWAIISRQEVETLMTNGLSGRIVR encoded by the coding sequence ATGCAAAAGCCGGATGGTAATAAAGATATGCGATTGGCCGCTTTCGGGGAGTTCCTGTTAAGACTGCACAGCAACAGTGGTAAACGGTTTCAGCAAACGGATGGCTATACGGCCTATTACGCGGGCGCAGAAGCCAATGTATGTGTGTTGCTGGCCAGACTGGGAATTCCGGTGGATTATATTACCCGTGTACCGGATAATGATATCGCTGCCGCAGGTATACAACAGTTGAGGAGTCAGGGTGTGGAGACCAGTAAAATACAATACGGCGGTCATAAGCTGGGATTGTATTTTACGGAATCCGGTAATCATATCCGTCCGGCAAGGGTAATTTATGACCGCACAGGTACCGCCTTTGATTCGTTGCAGCCCGGCGATATGGATTGGAAAAGTATTTTACAGCATACGCACTATTTCCATTGGTCGGGTGTAGCGGCTGCGTTGTCGGACAGTGCGGCGGCAGTTTGCGCGGAAGCGCTGACGGCTGCCCGGGAAGCGGGCCTGATTATTTCGGCTGACTTCAATTACCGGACTACCTTATGGAAATATGGTAAACACCCACAGGCAGTGATGCCTGCGTTGTTGCAACACAGTGATATTGCCGTGGCAGATCTGGATGCGGTGCAGGTATATTACGGTATCACTACCGATCCGCAGTTGCCCGTTGCAGAAAGATTCCGGCAATGTTTTACCGCGTTGCAGCCACATATGCCCCGGCTGAAAACACTGGGCATGAGTTTCCGTAGAACAGAAGGGAATCAGCTATGGTATTCCGGCGCACTGGCACATGCCGGTGATTTTTATTTTTCCAAAGGCTTTGCCCTGTCACATGTTACAGACCAGATTGGTACCGGTGATGCTTTTACTGCAGGAATGTTGCATGGTTTAATGAGGGGAGAGGCGCCCCAGACGATCATTGATTTTGCCACTGCCTGCGGCACGCTCAAACAAAGTATTCCCGGCGATTGGGCAATCATCAGCAGGCAGGAAGTGGAAACCCTGATGACAAACGGCCTGTCAGGAAGAATAGTACGCTAA
- a CDS encoding dipeptidase codes for MFTIDAHLDLSMNALEWNRDLQQPVAAIREREAGLTDKPDRAKGVVAFPELRKGNIGLVVATQIARYVAPDNKLPGWHSPEQAWAQTQGQLAWYKAMEDAGEMVMIKDRKGLEQHLLLWNDGKPNDGKPIGYILSLEGADSLVTLKHVEKAYNKGLRAIGPAHYGPGRYANGTDATGGLKEQGRALLKEMEQLNMILDATHLCDDAFWDAMDLYNGAIWASHNNCRTLVDHNRQFSDDMIRVLIQKGAVIGGALDAWMMVPGWVRQQSTPEAMGCNLEKLVDHMDHICQLAGNALHVGIGTDLDGAFGKEQCPYDLETIADLQTIPALLTKRGYAAADIENIMHGNWLRLLRSTWID; via the coding sequence ATGTTTACGATAGATGCACATTTGGATCTCAGCATGAATGCGCTGGAGTGGAACAGAGATCTGCAGCAACCCGTTGCTGCCATCCGGGAGCGGGAAGCCGGCCTGACGGATAAGCCCGACCGGGCAAAAGGGGTAGTAGCCTTTCCGGAATTAAGAAAAGGAAATATCGGTCTGGTAGTCGCCACACAGATTGCCCGCTATGTGGCGCCGGATAACAAATTGCCGGGATGGCATTCGCCGGAACAGGCATGGGCCCAGACACAGGGACAGCTGGCCTGGTACAAGGCAATGGAAGACGCCGGCGAAATGGTGATGATCAAAGACCGCAAAGGACTGGAACAACACCTGCTGTTATGGAACGATGGTAAACCGAATGACGGTAAGCCAATCGGCTATATCCTGAGCTTGGAAGGGGCAGATTCACTGGTAACCCTTAAACACGTAGAAAAGGCTTATAATAAAGGTTTGCGGGCTATCGGGCCGGCACACTACGGACCCGGGCGTTATGCCAATGGTACGGATGCTACTGGTGGGCTGAAAGAACAGGGACGTGCGCTGCTGAAAGAAATGGAACAGCTGAACATGATCCTGGATGCCACGCACCTCTGCGATGATGCATTCTGGGATGCCATGGATCTCTATAACGGCGCTATCTGGGCCAGTCATAACAACTGCCGTACACTGGTAGATCATAACCGTCAGTTCAGTGATGATATGATCCGGGTGTTGATTCAGAAGGGTGCTGTTATTGGTGGTGCACTGGATGCCTGGATGATGGTACCGGGATGGGTAAGACAACAATCCACGCCGGAAGCGATGGGGTGTAACCTGGAGAAACTGGTAGACCATATGGATCATATCTGCCAGCTGGCAGGCAATGCGCTGCACGTGGGTATCGGTACGGATCTCGATGGGGCTTTCGGTAAAGAACAGTGTCCGTACGACCTGGAAACTATTGCTGATCTGCAAACCATTCCCGCCTTGCTGACGAAACGCGGCTATGCGGCAGCTGATATTGAAAATATCATGCATGGCAACTGGCTTCGTTTGCTGAGAAGTACCTGGATTGATTAA
- a CDS encoding AhpC/TSA family protein, giving the protein MINLRNTLIAACVLLPIRGWAQQPGYVISGILPADTVTYQVYLQYAVSKEEKTIDSTTGAHGKFVLQGKVAAPVKATLTIVSAYQAAQTLPFYLENTRMTVQVKDAPQSAAITGSPLNTAYRKYATYLEKPEQLMQAVSAAYRNAPEEKQKDPAFRDQLDEQYAQAVKLQEQLQYEYISNEGDPFFSLQALKDIIRHTPDPAKVATVFSTLPAAVRQSPDGKLLAQKITIARTTAIGAPAPDFVQPDATGKAVKLSQFRGKYVLVDFWASWCGPCRAENPNLVRLYHAYKDKGFTILGVSLDRKDKKADWQKAILTDQLSWTQVSDLQGWNNAVAKQYGIEFIPRNFLIDPNGIIIGRDLKGEKLAAKLAGLPATNK; this is encoded by the coding sequence ATGATTAACCTACGCAATACACTCATCGCCGCCTGCGTGCTCCTCCCCATCCGGGGATGGGCACAACAGCCCGGCTACGTGATCAGCGGCATACTGCCTGCTGATACGGTTACCTACCAGGTATACCTGCAGTACGCTGTCAGCAAGGAAGAAAAAACCATCGACTCCACCACGGGCGCGCATGGAAAATTTGTGTTGCAGGGAAAAGTAGCCGCTCCCGTGAAAGCCACGCTGACAATCGTTTCTGCCTATCAGGCTGCACAGACATTGCCTTTCTACCTGGAGAATACCCGGATGACGGTACAGGTCAAAGATGCGCCACAATCAGCTGCCATCACCGGATCACCGCTGAATACCGCCTATCGCAAATATGCTACTTATCTGGAAAAACCGGAACAGCTGATGCAGGCCGTAAGCGCGGCTTACCGGAATGCGCCGGAAGAAAAACAAAAAGATCCTGCCTTCCGCGATCAGCTGGATGAACAGTATGCCCAGGCAGTAAAGCTGCAGGAACAGCTGCAATATGAATATATCAGCAACGAAGGCGATCCTTTTTTCAGCCTGCAGGCATTAAAGGATATTATCCGGCATACACCGGATCCGGCAAAAGTAGCAACGGTTTTCAGCACACTGCCGGCAGCCGTGCGGCAAAGTCCGGATGGGAAATTGCTCGCGCAAAAGATCACCATCGCACGTACAACCGCCATTGGCGCCCCGGCGCCGGATTTCGTACAGCCGGATGCAACAGGCAAAGCCGTGAAATTATCGCAGTTCCGTGGTAAATATGTGCTGGTTGATTTCTGGGCGTCGTGGTGTGGTCCCTGCCGCGCAGAAAATCCCAACCTGGTACGCCTCTACCACGCCTACAAAGACAAGGGCTTCACCATACTGGGTGTTTCACTGGACCGGAAAGATAAAAAGGCAGACTGGCAAAAAGCCATCCTGACCGATCAGTTGTCCTGGACACAGGTATCTGATCTGCAGGGCTGGAACAACGCCGTCGCCAAACAATATGGTATCGAATTTATTCCCCGGAATTTTCTGATAGATCCCAATGGCATCATCATTGGCCGGGATCTGAAAGGAGAAAAACTGGCCGCAAAGCTGGCTGGGTTGCCGGCCACCAATAAATAA
- a CDS encoding RagB/SusD family nutrient uptake outer membrane protein, with amino-acid sequence MKRTFQHISYIGCLVALLVTGCNKNFLDDPKPTDTVDPAEVFASEAGVRAFFNGIYSLLRTQWRSPSDVYGIVSVNLAREVRGGDVSLPNANTYYTDYLYENRAATYRRSSFTWDFFYSFINSANNLISGVHNSQLAESSKQQLEAEGRAFRAWCYFELVREFSRSYSELPGGPGLPIYTEPTTASTIGHPRAALPEVYALIRSDLEYAVTYLPVKRANGGLKDIINRDVAYGLLARVYLELGMKDPAFLTKAITASQQARAGYPLNAAELSATMTADFATKKEVLWGFPQAPDQTIYYGTPSTFYGISGIGPFNFFVDSNFVRLFTDTDIRRSKFVNPDASYVGLAKWKTIKFGTTTNFSDYIVMMRSPEMYLIEAEAKARLNDATAGDVLFAVQQNRDPAATPSHATGAALIAEILVEKRKELFGEIGIGFLDIKRTNAPLVRSNGHPANAVFTIPANSAGFTLQIPQTEFDANPALKPTDQND; translated from the coding sequence ATGAAAAGAACCTTTCAACATATCAGTTATATAGGTTGCCTGGTAGCCCTGCTGGTGACCGGTTGCAACAAAAATTTCCTGGACGATCCCAAGCCTACCGATACGGTAGATCCGGCAGAAGTATTTGCTTCAGAAGCCGGTGTACGGGCCTTTTTCAATGGTATCTACAGCCTGTTGCGAACACAATGGCGCTCTCCTTCCGACGTATACGGCATTGTATCGGTAAACCTGGCCCGCGAAGTAAGAGGCGGAGATGTTTCCTTACCCAATGCCAACACCTATTACACCGATTACCTCTACGAGAACCGGGCAGCTACCTACCGCAGGAGCAGCTTTACCTGGGATTTTTTCTACAGCTTCATCAACTCGGCCAACAACCTGATCAGCGGCGTACATAACAGCCAGCTGGCAGAAAGCAGCAAACAGCAACTGGAAGCCGAAGGCCGCGCTTTCCGCGCCTGGTGCTACTTTGAGCTGGTACGGGAATTTTCCCGCTCCTACAGCGAACTGCCCGGCGGTCCCGGATTACCGATTTATACGGAACCAACTACGGCTTCCACCATCGGCCACCCACGTGCGGCGCTGCCGGAAGTGTATGCCCTCATCCGGTCCGACCTGGAATATGCCGTTACTTACCTGCCGGTGAAAAGAGCGAACGGCGGTTTAAAGGATATCATCAACCGGGACGTAGCCTATGGATTGCTGGCCCGGGTATACCTGGAGCTGGGCATGAAAGATCCTGCGTTCCTCACCAAAGCCATTACCGCTTCACAACAGGCGAGAGCCGGCTATCCGCTGAATGCAGCTGAACTTTCCGCTACCATGACCGCCGACTTTGCTACTAAAAAAGAAGTATTGTGGGGCTTCCCGCAGGCGCCGGATCAAACCATTTATTACGGCACCCCTTCTACTTTTTATGGCATCTCCGGCATCGGACCCTTCAACTTTTTTGTAGACAGTAACTTTGTAAGATTGTTTACCGACACAGATATCAGAAGAAGTAAGTTCGTGAATCCGGATGCTTCCTATGTAGGCCTCGCCAAATGGAAAACCATTAAATTCGGTACCACTACCAACTTTTCGGATTACATCGTGATGATGCGCTCTCCGGAAATGTACCTGATAGAAGCCGAAGCCAAAGCCAGGCTGAACGACGCCACTGCCGGCGATGTACTCTTTGCGGTACAGCAGAACAGAGATCCTGCCGCCACGCCGTCACACGCTACCGGCGCCGCCCTGATTGCAGAAATACTGGTGGAAAAAAGAAAAGAACTGTTTGGGGAAATTGGTATCGGCTTCCTCGATATCAAACGTACCAACGCACCGCTGGTAAGAAGCAACGGACATCCGGCCAACGCCGTATTCACCATTCCTGCCAACAGTGCCGGTTTCACCCTGCAGATTCCACAAACAGAATTTGATGCGAATCCGGCTTTAAAACCTACTGATCAGAATGATTAA